A genomic stretch from Pempheris klunzingeri isolate RE-2024b chromosome 23, fPemKlu1.hap1, whole genome shotgun sequence includes:
- the fis1 gene encoding mitochondrial fission 1 protein, translated as MEAVVSDVVAPEDLLKFEKKYNNELMKGAVSKETKFEYAWCLIRSKYSEDIKKGIVLLEELVQKASKDDSRDFLFYLAVANYRLKEYEKALKYIRTLLKNEPTNKQALDLEKLIDKALKKDGLVGMAIVGGIGLGVAGLAGLIGLAVSKGAAKS; from the exons ATGGAGGCTGTTGTGAGCGATGTGGTAGCTCCTGAAGACCTTCTA AAATTTGAGAAGAAGTACAACAATGAGCTGATGAAGGGAGCTGTCTCCAAAGAAACGAAGTTTGAATATGCTTGGTGTCTGATCCGGAGTAAATACTCGGAGGACATCAAGAAGGGAATTGTGCTTTTGGAGG AACTTGTTCAGAAGGCATCAAAGGACGACTCCCGGGACTTCTTGTTCTACCTTGCAGTGGCCAACTACAGACTCAAA GAATATGAGAAAGCTCTGAAGTATATCCGAACTCTTCTGAAGAACGAGCCGACGAACAAGCAGGCTCTGGACCTGGAGAAGCTCATTGACAAGGCTTTAAAGAAAG ACGGTTTGGTTGGCATGGCGATCGTCGGGGGAATCGGCCTTGGCGTGGCCGGTTTAGCTGGCCTCATCGGCTTGGCTGTGTCAAAAGGAGCTGCTAAATCCTAA
- the cldn15a gene encoding claudin-15a has protein sequence MDPIVEVVAVLLGFIGWVMVGVALPNRYWRTSTVDGNVITTSTIYENLWMSCATDSTGVHNCREFPSLLNLSGYIQASRALMITSIVLGTFGLLAALIGVQCSKAGGEDYVLKGKIAGTAGVLFLLQGVCTMVAVSWYAFNITQDFFDPFYHGTRYEIGEGLYIGWCSAVLAIAGGACLTCSCKTGTKEKYPLPYQSRGTAYSGAAPTRSVANSTYGRNAYV, from the exons ATGGATCCAATTGTGGAAGTTGTGGCTGTGCTGCTAGGGTTCATCGGTTGGGTGATGGTGGGGGTCGCCCTGCCAAACCGCTACTGGAGGACCTCCACTGTGGACGGGAACGTCAtcaccacctccaccatctATGAAAACCTGTGGATGTCATGTGCGACGGACTCGACCGGAGTACATAACTGCAGGGAGTTCCCTTCCCTGCTCAATTTGAGTG GTTACATCCAAGCGTCTCGTGCCTTGATGATAACATCGATAGTGTTGGGCACCTTTGGACTGTTGGCGGCCCTGATAGGAGTGCAGTGCTCGAAGGCTGGAGGCGAAGACTATGTTCTCAAAGGGAAGATTGCCGGCACAGCTGGAGTCCTTTTCTTACTGCAAG GTGTGTGCACAATGGTCGCGGTGTCCTGGTACGCCTTCAACATCACCCAGGACTTCTTTGATCCTTTCTATCATGGGACAAG GTATGAAATAGGAGAAGGACTTTACATCGGCTGGTGTTCCGCTGTGCTCGCCATCGCTGGAGGAGCCTGCCTCACCTGCTCCTGCAAAACGGGCACAAAGGAAAAATA CCCTTTGCCTTATCAAAGCAGGGGAACTGCTTACTCTGGAGCGGCGCCGACCCGAAGCGTGGCTAACAGTACTTACGGCCGAAATGCTTACGTTTGA